The following coding sequences lie in one Nitrospirota bacterium genomic window:
- a CDS encoding ABC transporter substrate-binding protein — MNRRERKKSPIGATAALVLAAVSALVLLPLQAAAQQADPASVIKQFNEALLKSMKGGDRLGYRGRYELLAPVIRDSFALSYTARAAAGRYWATFSEEQRQRYLKAYTDWTIATYAGRFDEYAGETFTIVSAAEPLRGTVTVVSRLGVPDKPGKDEVAFHYQLRKLEGGWRIADIRIEGVSQLALTRSQFVSILKKKGFEGLMETLRNRIERLARGSGK; from the coding sequence ATGAATCGAAGGGAGCGAAAGAAGAGCCCGATAGGAGCGACGGCAGCGCTCGTCCTCGCCGCTGTCTCCGCGCTCGTGCTGCTGCCGCTTCAGGCAGCGGCCCAGCAGGCCGATCCGGCATCGGTGATCAAACAGTTCAACGAGGCCCTCCTGAAGTCGATGAAGGGCGGTGACCGGCTCGGCTACCGGGGACGCTACGAGCTCCTCGCGCCGGTAATCAGGGACTCCTTCGCCCTCTCGTACACGGCACGTGCTGCCGCGGGGAGATACTGGGCGACCTTCAGCGAGGAGCAGCGGCAGCGGTATCTGAAGGCCTATACCGACTGGACCATCGCCACCTATGCCGGACGGTTCGACGAGTATGCCGGCGAGACCTTCACCATCGTCTCGGCAGCAGAGCCGCTCCGCGGCACCGTGACGGTGGTGAGCAGGCTCGGCGTACCGGACAAGCCGGGAAAGGACGAGGTGGCGTTCCACTATCAGCTCCGGAAGCTGGAGGGAGGATGGCGGATTGCCGATATCCGCATCGAAGGAGTGAGCCAGCTCGCCCTGACGCGTTCCCAATTCGTAAGCATTCTTAAGAAGAAAGGATTCGAGGGCCTCATGGAGACGCTCAGGAACAGGATCGAGAGGCTTGCCCGGGGCAGCGGGAAGTGA